From one Rosa rugosa chromosome 4, drRosRugo1.1, whole genome shotgun sequence genomic stretch:
- the LOC133743415 gene encoding cucumisin-like: MTTHFLLYTLFLTAFALSCHGQERKVHIVYMGERHHNLPAQSTHHSVLQSVLGSFKSAKESLIYSYGKSFNGFAAKLSDEEVAELAEMEGIVSVIPNHRLKLHTTRSWDFMGFSKGQLGASVGGEVVIGLLDSGIWPESDSFSDDGFGPPPKKWKGKCKGANFTCNNKVIGARYYNSDGSYDPTDIQSPRDSNGHGSHTASTAAGREVPASYLGLASGTARGGVPNARIAVYKVCWASGCYSSDVLAAFDDAIADGVDIISVSLGSDFPLQYLEDPIAIGSFHAMKYGIVTSTSAGNSGPAPLSVSNYAPWIMTVAASTIDRKFVAKAVLGNGEVYSGLSINNFDLNGKSYPLIWGGDAANFSAGANSEIASFCPNGALNSHKVKGKIVFCETIDDGSGVLLANGVGTIMADSSSSDLALNYPLATTVVTIGDGQRIMNYIRSTANPNATILVGETDMDIMAPVVVSFSSRGPNPITPDILKPDLTAPGVDILAAWSPVAPPSIYEDDTRSVEFNVISGTSMSCPHASGAAAYVKAAHPNWSPAAIKSALMTTAHVLDPKKHEDLEFAYGSGHINPWKAVDPGLVFDAHVADYVHFLCKQGYNTTTLKLITGDNSSTCGRTKPGRAWDLNYPSFSLAVEDGQHINAVFTRTVTNVGSPNSTYTIKAHTPSSSVSVKPSTISFSSVGEKKSFTVKVIGPPIAQQPIMSGAIVLTDGIHLVRSPLVIYTILPGAAHSYSIPEKKTSFKGSSLYHRNGIFRHN, encoded by the exons ATGACTACTCATTTCCTTCTATACACATTATTTCTTACAGCATTTGCTCTATCTTGCCATGGCCAAGAGAGGAAG GTTCACATTGTATACATGGGAGAGCGGCACCATAATCTCCCTGCTCAATCCACACACCATTCAGTGCTACAAAGCGTACTTGGAAG CTTCAAGTCGGCCAAAGAGTCGCTGATCTATAGTTATGGGAAGAGCTTTAATGGGTTTGCCGCAAAGTTGTCGGATGAAGAAGTTGCAGAGTTGGCAG AAATGGAAGGTATAGTTTCAGTGATTCCAAACCACAGACTAAAGCTTCACACAACAAGGTCGTGGGACTTCATGGGTTTCAGCAAAGGCCAACTTGGAGCATCTGTAGGAGGAGAGGTTGTAATAGGGCTTCTAGACTCAG GAATCTGGCCGGAATCTGATAGCTTCAGTGATGATGGCTTTGGCCCTCCACCTAAGAAATGGAAAGGCAAATGCAAAGGTGCCAACTTCACCTGCAACAA CAAAGTTATTGGAGCCCGCTACTACAACAGTGATGGCTCCTATGACCCCACTGACATCCAGTCCCCAAGAGATTCCAACGGACATGGAAGCCACACTGCTTCAACTGCAGCAGGCCGCGAGGTGCCAGCCAGTTACTTGGGGTTAGCTTCTGGAACTGCAAGAGGTGGAGTTCCGAATGCTAGGATTGCTGTCTACAAAGTTTGCTGGGCATCTGGATGTTATTCTTCAGATGTCCTTGCAGCATTCGATGATGCAATAGCAGATGGAGTTGATATTATATCGGTCTCACTTGGCAGTGACTTCCCACTCCAATACTTAGAAGACCCCATTGCTATTGGGTCTTTCCATGCCATGAAATATGGTATAGTGACCTCAACTTCTGCTGGAAACTCTGGCCCTGCTCCATTATCAGTTTCTAATTATGCACCATGGATAATGACCGTTGCTGCCAGCACCATTGACAGAAAATTTGTGGCAAAAGCAGTTCTTGGCAATGGAGAAGTCTATAGT GGACTTTCAATTAATAATTTCGACCTGAATGGAAAGTCATATCCCCTAATATGGGGAGGAGATGCTGCTAATTTCTCTGCTGGAGCTAACTCGGAGATTGCAAGCTTTTGTCCAAATGGAGCCCTGAATTCACACAAAGTAAAGGGAAAGATTGTTTTCTGTGAAACCATAGACGATGGTTCGGGTGTTCTACTAGCCAATGGTGTTGGTACAATTATGGCTGATTCATCTTCCTCTGATTTGGCACTTAATTACCCGTTAGCAACAACTGTGGTTACAATAGGAGATGGACAGAGAATTATGAACTATATCAGATCAACAGC GAATCCAAATGCAACAATTCTTGTTGGCGAGACGGACATGGATATCATGGCACCTGTTGTTGTGTCATTTTCTTCTAGAGGACCCAACCCTATAACCCCAGATATCCTCAAG CCTGATCTGACCGCCCCTGGTGTTGACATACTTGCTGCTTGGTCTCCAGTGGCACCGCCTTCCATTTACGAAGATGACACCAGGAGTGTCGAATTTAATGTTATCTCCGGGACATCCATGTCCTGCCCTCATGCTAGTGGTGCTGCAGCTTATGTCAAGGCTGCACATCCAAATTGGTCTCCTGCTGCAATCAAATCTGCACTCATGACAACAG CTCATGTCCTGGACCCAAAGAAGCATGAAGACCTCGAATTCGCTTATGGGTCTGGTCACATCAACCCTTGGAAAGCTGTAGACCCCGGGCTTGTTTTTGATGCACATGTAGCAGACTATGTACATTTCCTCTGCAAGCAGGGTTACAATACCACCACTTTGAAGCTCATCACTGGTGACAACAGCAGTACTTGTGGCAGGACAAAGCCAGGAAGAGCTTGGGATCTTAACTATCCATCGTTCTCCCTAGCAGTTGAAGATGGCCAGCATATCAATGCCGTCTTTACTAGAACAGTCACAAATGTGGGATCACCAAACTCAACCTATACTATTAAGGCGCACACACCCTCCTCAAGTGTTTCGGTAAAACCATCAACCATTTCTTTCTCTTCTGTCGGTGAGAAGAAATCCTTCACAGTCAAGGTAATTGGTCCGCCTATTGCACAGCAGCCGATCATGTCCGGTGCAATCGTGTTGACTGATGGGATCCATCTGGTGAGAAGCCCTCTCGTTATCTACACAATCCTCCCTGGTGCTGCACATTCGTACTCCATACCTGAGAAAAAAACAAGTTTTAAAGGTTCTTCCTTGTACCACAGAAATGGGATCTTCAGACACAACTAA
- the LOC133744866 gene encoding F-box/FBD/LRR-repeat protein At1g13570-like: protein MDRISNLPVDVTHRILCKLSIKEAVRTTVLSRNWKHNCDMLPHLVFDDRCCVSDQNGKITKRKRKTKFCHIVDQVFSLQENNTSIVTFKLSHQNKHVNSWHIDRWIRHLSRTSVRKVILEQWEGSLYNVSSRLFSCQDLEYLELNGCFIKIPSSFEGFGKLKSLNIQKSTIDKGALKNLICCCPLLANLILYECKGIAHLNIDAPNLKYLDVEGAFEDLNIENSLNLVYVAINQLQASGSCSNLLKYFIQLSHLKKLKIQGCFLQCAVDSLQEELPKPYLCLKSLCLSIRLTNLEEILAAIRLLRSSPALQDLELSVRQGDGTAFAPGGTTYWLNDNQNWDEFSQLKTLKVTSFSVGARNEVDFIKFLLVSSPALRQLEIQIDHLDLVQARKHDPAVGKSKSLLDDFQNCSFTQLRVVKLTGISGVQSEVGLITFLLRYSPVLEKMTVRPASVSSSSERELFKKLLQLRRTSVKAEIEYLDPLKHVQRKMDSKSESETSSESDSDSDSDSDSDSD, encoded by the exons ATGGACAGAATAAGCAACTTACCAGTTGATGTTACACACAGAATTTTGTGTAAGCTGTCCATCAAGGAGGCAGTGAGGACAACTGTTTTATCAAGAAACTGGAAGCACAATTGCGATATGCTCCCACATCTTGTGTTTGATGATCGGTGTTGCGTCTCAGATCAAAATGGTAAAATaaccaagaggaagagaaaaacaaaattctgTCACATTGTTGATCAAGTTTTTTCACTTCAAGAAAATAATACCTCCATAGTCACCTTCAAGCTTTCTCATCAAAATAAGCATGTCAACTCTTGGCATATAGATAGATGGATTCGTCATTTGTCGAGAACCTCTGTCAGAAAGGTCATACTGGAACAATGGGAGGGATCTCTCTACAATGTCTCTTCAAGACTGTTTTCGTGTCAAGATTTAGAATATTTAGAGTTAAACGGTTGTTTTATCAAAATCCCGTCCTCGTTTGAAGGGTTTGGGAAATTGAAGAGCCTTAATATTCAAAAGTCTACCATTGACAAAGGTGCTCTCAAAAATTTGATTTGCTGCTGTCCTCTGCTTGCGAACCTGATTCTATATGAATGTAAGGGTATCGCCCATCTCAACATTGATGCACCAAATCTCAAATACCTTGATGTCGAAGGTGCTTTCGAGGATCTTAATATTGAGAATTCCTTGAATCTTGTGTATGTTGCAATAAACCAACTACAAGCTTCTGGGAGTTGTAGCAACTTGCTAAAATATTTCATTCAACTGAGTCATCTCAAAAAGCTCAAAATTCAAGGTTGTTTTCTACAG TGTGCTGTTGACTCCTTGCAAGAGGAGCTGCCGAAACCATATCTTTGTTTGAAGTCTCTTTGTTTGAGCATACGCTTGACTAATTTGGAGGAGATTTTAGCAGCTATACGCCTTCTAAGAAGTTCACCTGCCCTACAAGATCTAGAACTTTCG GTTCGCCAAGGAGATGGGACTGCGTTTGCTCCTGGAGGAACAACCTATTGGTTAAATGACAACCAGAACTGGGACGAATTCAGCCAACTGAAGACGCTGAAAGTAACCAGCTTCTCTGTTGGTGCCAGAAATGAAGTAGATTTCATTAAATTTCTGCTCGTAAGCTCTCCTGCTCTTCGACAACTAGAAATTCAG ATCGATCACCTTGATCTTGTGCAGGCTCGGAAACATGATCCAGCGGTGGGAAAATCGAAGTCGTTGTTAGATGACTTCCAGAACTGCTCATTCACCCAACTGCGAGTTGTGAAATTAACCGGCATTTCAGGTGTCCAATCTGAAGTAGGTCTCATCACATTTCTGCTTCGGTATTCACCTGTGCTTGAGAAGATGACTGTCCGGCCTGCTTCTGTCAGTAGTTCTTCGGAGCGTGAGCTATTTAAAAAGTTGCTTCAGCTTAGGCGCACCTCGGTGAAAGCAGAGATAGAATACTTGGACCCATTAAAGCATGTGCAACGTAAGATGGATTCCAAATCCGAATCTGAAACCTCCTCCGAATCTGACTCGGACTCAGACTCAGACTCAGACTCAGACTCAGATTGA